The nucleotide window AGGAGCCTCAAGAGGGGTCTCACGCCAGAGCAAAAGAAACTTCTCAGAAAGATAAGGCTCGCGAAGAAGGGCAAGTACAACAAGCCAATCAGGACTCATTGCAGGGATATGATAGTGCTTCCCGAAATGGTCGGTCTCACCATCTACGTCCACAACGGCAAGGACTTCGTTCCCGTTGAGATAAAGCCCGAGATGATAGGCCACTATCTCGGCGAGTTTGCCCTCACGAGGAAGCCCGTCAAGCACGGAGCACCCGGTATCGGTGCTACCAGGAGTTCGATGTTCGTCGCCGTGAAGTGAGGTGGTCCCAATGGGGAAGCGCTTTGGCTACTCTTTCCAAAATTTTGACCCAGAGAGAATGGCAAGGGCTAGCGGGAGAGACCTTAGGATATCGCCCAAGTTCGCCGTTGAGGTCTGCAGGGAGATAAGGGGTATGATGCTCAACGACGCCATTCGATACCTCGATGAAGTTATAGCCCTCAAAAGGCCAGTTCCCCTCAGGCGCTACAACGACAGCCAAGGCCACAAGCCGGGTAAAGGCTTTGGTCCTGGTCGCTATCCCGTAAAGGTCGCTAAGGCCATAAAGAAGGTCCTCCTCAACGCTAAGAACAACGCCGAGCAGAAGGGCCTCGACCCCGACAGGCTCAGAATAATCCACATAGCCGCCCACAAGGGTCCCGTCCTCAGGGGCTGGTACCCGAGGGCCTTCGGTAGAGCTACCCCCTTCAACGAGCAAACCACCCACATAGAGGTCGTTGTCGAGGAGGTTAGGAGGTGAGCCCATGGCAATTGAGAGGTATTTCATTCGCGAGGCCGTTAGAGAGATGCTCATTGACGAGTACCTCGAAAAGGAGCTCAGGAGGGCGGGCTACGGCGGTCTCGACATCAAGAAGACTCCCCTTGGGACAAAGGTCATAATCTTCGCCGCCAACCCCGGTTACGTCATCGGAAGGGGTGGCCGTAGGATTAGGGAGCTCACTAGGGTTCTCGAGAGGCAGTTCGGTCTCGAGAACCCGCAAATTGAGGTAGAGGAGATAAAGAATCCTTACCTCAACGCCAAGGTTCAGGCGGTAAGGCTTGCCCAGGCCCTCGAAAGGGGAATCCACTTCAGAAGGGCAGCCTATGCTGCCATGAGGGCCATAATGAACAACGGAGCAAGAGGTGTCGAGATAAGGCTCAGCGGAAAGCTAACCGGAGAGAGAGCCAAGAGCGTCCGCTTCTACCAGGGCTACCTTGCCAAGGTCGGGAACCCTGCCGAGACCCTCGTCAGCAAGGGTTACGCTCAGGCGCTCCTTAAGCTTGGCGTCATCGGCGTCAAGGTTGCCATAATGCCACCTGAGGCAAGGCTTCCTGATGAGATAGAGATAATCGAGAAGCCCGTTGAGGAAGAGGTGAGCACCAATGAAGCCGAGTGAGATTAGGGAGATGAGCATTGAGGAAATAGATCAGAAGATTAGGGAGCTCCGCCTCCAGCTCGCCAAGGAGAGGGGAATGCTCACCATGGGGACCTCCCTTGAGAACCCTATGGTGATTAGGAATCTAAGAAGGGATATAGCTCGCCTCCTAACCATAAAGAGGGAGAAGCTTAGGGAAAGGGCCAAAAAGTGAAGGTGGTGTTTGGTGCCGAGGATTGTAAACCCCCTTGACGAGATGCTCTTTAAGGAGGTCCTGAAGGAGCAGCAGAGGATAAGGGTGTACGTGGAAAGGGCCCGCTACGGTAAGCTCAAGACCATAATAGAGGGCATAGATGAGAAAGAGTTTGACCTAGAGGAGATAGCCAAGAAGCTGAAGGCGAAGCTAGCATGCGGCGGAACAGCAAAGAAAGGAAGAATAGAGCTTCAGGGAGACCACAGAGACAAGGTCAAGAAGTTGCTGGCAGAACTTGGATTTTCCGAGGAGCTCATAGAGGTCGAGTGACGCGGAGAAACATAATCTGGCACGAACTCATAGGCCTCAAGGCTAGGATAGTCAAGGCTACGCATCCGGGCTATCTCGGGATAGAGGGGTATGTGATTGACGAGACCCGGAACACGCTCGTGATAGCCGGGAAGAAGATTTGGGTGGTCCCTAAGGACGTCGTCGAGATTGAGTTCGAGCTTGAGGACGGGGCAAAAATTAAAATACCCGGTCGGGAACTGGTTGGCAGGCCCGAGATGAGACTGAAAAAGAGGTGGAGAAGATGAGAGACATAGGGTTGAGGGTTCAGCCTCCTGCTGAGAAGTGTGATGATCCCAAGTGCCCATGGCACGGGCACCTCAAGGTACATGGCAGGGTCTTCGAAGGTATAGTGGTCAGCGACAAGCCTAGGAAGACCGTCACGGTGGAAAGGCAGTACTACCACTACCTCAAGAAGTACGAGAGGTATGAGCTCAGGAGGAGCAAGATTCATGCCCACAATCCGCCTTGCATAAACGCTAAGGTTGGTGACCGCGTCCTCATTGCAGAGACTAGGCCTCTTAGCAAGACCAAGCACTTCGTCGTCGTGGCAATCCTCGAGAAGGCCGAGGAGAGGGCGGGGAGGTGAGGTAGATGGCGAAGAAGGGTGCGGGTGCCACGAGAGGTGTGAGCCCCGTTAGACCAACGAGGGCCATACCCGTGGGGGCTTATTTGACGGTGGCTGACAACAGCGGTGCTAAGGTCATCCAGGTTATTGGTGTTGTCGAGTACCACGGCACGAGGAGGAGGCTCGCGAGCGCGGGCGTTGGGGATATGGTGGTCGCGACGGTTAAGAAGGGCAGGCCTGACATGAGGCACCAGGTCGTTAGGGCCGTCATAATAAGGCAGCGGAAGGAGTACAGGAGACTCGATGGGATGAGAGTTAAATTCGAGGATAACGCAGCTGTGATAGTCACGCCAGAGGGCGTTCCTAGGGGAACTGAAATTAGAGGCCCCGTCGCGAGGGAGGCCGCTGAGAAGTGGGTTAGGATTGGGAGCATAGCGAGCATAGTGATATGAGGTGATAAGGATGAGGCTCAACTCCAAGCAACCAAGGAAGCAGAGGAAGTTCCTCTATAACGCTCCCCTTCACCTGAGGCATAAAATCATGAGCGCGACCCTCAGCAAGGAGCTCAGGCAGAAGTACGGCGTGAGGAACCTCCCCATAAGGAAGGGGGACAAGGTCAGGATAATGAGGGGGGACTTCAGGGGGCACGAGGGTAAGGTCGTCGAGGTTGACCTCAAGCGCTACAGGATTTACGTTGAGGGTGCCACCATAAGGAAGACCAACGGAACAGAGGTCTTTTACCCGATACACCCCTCCAATGTCATGATAATCGAGCTTAACCTCGAGGATGATAGGAGGAAGAAAATAATTGAGAGGAGGGCTGGTTGATGGCGAGAAAGGGCCCAAAGAGGCATCTTAAGAGGCTTGCCGCTCCAACTTCCTGGTATATAGAGAGGAAGGCCTACAAATGGGCCGTCAGGCCGAGGCCCGGACCGCACAGCATGAAGACCTCCATACCGCTCCTCTACATCGTCAGGGACTACCTCGGCTACGCGAAAACGGCAAGGGAGGCTAGGAAGATACTCAACGAGGGCAAGATACTCGTTGATGGCAAGGTCAGGAAAGACTACAAGTTCCCGGTTGGCATAATGGACGTGGTCTCTATTCCAGAGACCGGCGAGCACTATAGGGTTTTGCCCAACAGGATAGGCAAGCTAATCCTCCATCCGATAAGCGAGGAGGAGGCTAAGATAAAGCCCTTCCGCATCAGGAACAAGCGCATGGTCAAGGGAGGTAACCTCCAGCTCAACCTTCACGATGGCAGCAACCACCTGATAAGGCTCAGCTCTCTCACCGACGAGACTAAGGACCGCTACCACACTTCGGACACCCTGATAATGCGTGTCCCCGAGAGGGAGATAATCGAGGTGCTTCCCTTCGAGGTCGGGGCATACGTCTTCGTCACCCAGGGTAAGAACGTTGCAAGGAAGGGCAGGATAGTCGAGATAAGGCACTTCCCAATGGGCTGGCCGGACGTCGTGACGATAGAGGATGAGGAGGGCGAGCTCTTCGACACACTCAAGGAGTACGCCTTTGTCGTGGGCAAAGATAGCCCGAGGATATCGCTGCCGTGAGGTGATAGCAATGGCGGTTACCATACCTAACAGGGAAGCCATCCTCGCGGACTGGGAAGCTCACCCTATGAGGAGGCCAAGGATTCAGAAGGTGACCATAAACATCGGCGTGGGCGAGAGCGGTGAAAGACTTACAAAGGCCGAGATAATGCTCCAGCAACTCACCGGCCAGAAGCCCATAAGGAGGAAGGCCAAGAAGACTAACAGGGACTTTGGAATCAGGAGGGGTGAGCCCATAGCCGTTAAGGTTACCCTCCGCGGTCCGAAGGCTTACGAGATGCTCCGAAGGCTTCTGGCAGCGGTTGACAATAGGCTTAAGGCCAGCAGCTTCGATGAGCACGGTAACGTCTGCTTCGGAATCGAGGAGCATATAAACATCCCGGGCGTTGAGTACGACCCTGAAATAGGTATCTTCGGTATGGACGTCTGCGTAACCCTCGAGAGGCCCGGCTTCAGGGTCGCGAGAAGGAAGAGGAAGAGGGCTAAGATACCCACAAGGCACAAGCTGACGAAGGAGGAGGGTATGCTTTACCTTATGGAGGAATTCGGCGTTGAGATTGTGGAGGGATGATGCATGGCGAAGGCTGACTACAACAAGAGGAAGCCGAGGAAGTTTGGTAAGGGTGCGAGAAGGTGCATTCGCTGCGGGCAGTACGGGCCCATAATCAGGATATATGGTCTGATGCTCTGCAGGCACTGCTTTAGAGAGGTAGCGCCCAAGCTTGGCTTCAGAAAGTATGAGTGAGGTGAGGAGACATGACGCTGCTCGATCCGCTTGCTAACGCTCTCTCTCACATAACCAATAGCGAGAGGGTCGGGAAGAAGGAAGTCTACATAAAGCCAGCCTCAAAGCTTATAGGCGAGGTCCTCAGGGTCATGCAGGAGAACGGCTACATCGGTGAGTTCGAGTTCATAGACGACGGAAGGGCCGGCATCTATAGGGTTCAGCTGCTCGGCAGGATAAACAAGGCCGGTGCTATAAAGCCCCGCTTCCCTGTGAAGGTCACCGAGTTTGAGAAGTGGGAGAAGAGGTTCCTTCCAGCCTTCGAGTTCGGAATCCTCATAGTCTCGACCTCCCAGGGAGTTATGAGCCACAAGGAAGCCAGAGAGAAGGGTATTGGCGGAAGGCTGATAGCCTACGTCTACTGAGGTGAGAGTGATGCCAGTTGATGCGTGGATTAGGGAAGAGATAGAGATTCCGGAGGGCGTTGAGGTCATCGTTGAGGGGAGCACCGTCACGGTCAAAGGACCGAAGGGCGAGCTGAAGAGGGACTTCAGCTATCCGGGCGTCAAGATATTCACCGAGGACGGTAAGGTAGTCATATACAAGGAGTTCCCTAGGAGGAAGGACGTGGCTGTGGTCGGCACCTTCAGGGCTCACATCACCAACATGATCAAGGGCGTCACCGAGGGCTTCGTCTACAAGCTGAAGGTCGTTTACAGCCACTTCCCGATAACCGTCAAGGTTCAGGGAGATGAGGTTATAATCGAGAACTTCCTTGGTGAGAAGGCCCCGAGAAAGGCTAAAATCCTCCCAGGCGTTACCGTGAAGGTCAAGGGGCAGGAGATAACCGTCGAGGGCATAGACAAGGAGGCCGTGGGTCAGACCGCGGCAAATATTGAACAAGCTACAAGGATAACCAAGTGGGATAGGCGTGTCTTCCAAGACGGTATATACATCGTCGAAAAGGCGGGCAAGCCGATAAAGTTCTGAGGTGAGATAGATGGACGAGAAGGCGAGGCTCCTGAGGGTTAGGGCAAAGCTCAAGAGGAAGAAGCCACGCTTCCTTAGGCAGGAGTGGTGGCGCTATCCCAAGTTCAAGAACGACCCGAAGTGGCGCAGGCCCAAGGGTATTGACAGCAAGATGAGGCTCAAGAAGAAGGGCAAGCCGCGCTCTCCGAGCATTGGGTGGAGCTCTCCCCGTCTTGTAAGGGGTCTCCACCCGAGCGGTTACGAGGAGGTCCTCGTTCATAACGTCAAGGAGCTCGAGAAGCTCGACCCGGCGAGGCAGGCCGCGAGGATAGCTCACACCGTGGGAAGGAAGAAGAGGCTTGCCATACTTGAGAGGGCCAAGGAGCTCGGGATAAAAGTGCTTAACCCAAGGGTGTGAGGTGGTATTATGAGCACGCTCAGGATGCAAAGGAGAATCGCCGCTGACATACTCAAGTGCGGCGAGAACAGGATTTGGATAGACCCGGAGAGAATTGATGACGTTGCGGCCGCTATAACTAGGGAGGACATAAGGAGGCTCATAAAGGAGGGCATCATTAAGAAGAAGCCTGTTAAGGGTCAGAGCAGGTACAGGGCCAGGATAAGGCACGAGCAGAAGAAGAAGGGACGCCATCGCGGACCTGGAAGCAGGAAGGGTAAGAAGACAGCTAGGATGGGCAAGAAGGAGCGCTGGATAATGACCATACGGGCACTCAGAAAGGAGCTCAGAAAGCTCAAGGCCGAGAAGAAGATAGACGCCCACACCTACAGGATGCTCTACATCAGGGCTAAGGGCGGCCAGTTCAAGAGCAAGCACCAGCTCTACCTGTTCCTTGAGGAGAGGGGCATACTTAAGAGGTGATAGCGATGGCCCATGGACCTAGGTATAGGGTTCCCTTCAGGAGAAGGAGGGAAGGTAAGACCAATTACAGGAAGAGGCTCGCCCTCCTAAAGTCCGGCAAGCCAAGGCTCGTCGTGAGGAAGAGCCTCAACCACCACATAGCCCAGATAATCGTCTACGATCCCAAGGGAGATAGGACATTGGTTTCGGCGCACACGAGGGAGCTCATTAGAGACTTCGGCTGGAAGGGCCACTGCGGCAACACACCCTCGGCTTACCTCCTTGGCCTGCTCATAGGCTACAAGGCCAAGAAGGCCGGTATTGAAGAGGCAATCCTCGACATAGGTCTCCATCCGCCCGTAAGAGGTTCCAGTGTCTTCGCAGTGCTCAAGGGTGCCGTCGATGCAGGCCTCAACGTTCCACACAGCCCCGAGATATTCCCGGACGATTACAGGATTAAGGGCGAGCACATAGCGGAATACGCGAGGATGCTCAAGGAACAGGACGAGGAGATGTTTAGGAGGCAGTTCGGGGGCTACCTCGCAAAGGGGCTCGACCCCGAGAAGCTCCCCGAGCACTTTGAGGAGGTCAAGGCGAGAATAATTGAGAAGTTTGAGGGTGAGGGGGCGAGAGAATGAGTCAGGAGTGGAGGGAGTACGCTAAGAGGGTTCTCGACGAGTGGCAGCCCAAGACGAAGCTTGGTATGCTCGTTAAGGAGGGCCAGATAACTGACATCCACGAGATATTCCGCAGGGGCTACCAGATAAAGGAGCCCGAGATTATCGACGTCCTCCTACCCGAGGTTAACGCTAGGGAAAACCAGGAGGTTCTTGACATAACCCTTACCGTCAGGATGACTGACAGCGGTAGGAGGGTTAGGTTCAGGGTTTTGGCGGCGGTCGGCAACAGGGACGGCTATGTTGGCTTGGGAATAGGGCACGGCAGAGAAGTAGGAATAGCCATCAGGAAGGCCATTAACTACGCCAAGCTCAACATCATCGAAATAAAGCGCGGTTGCGGTTCCTGGGAGTGCAGGTGCAGGAGGCCTCACTCCGTGCCCTTCACAGTCGAGGGCAAGGAGGGAAGCGTCCGCGTCAAGCTCATCCCTGGACCGCGTGGTCTTGGCCTGGTCATAGGTGACGTTGGCAAGAAGATCCTTAGGCTTGCCGGTATTCAGGACGTCTGGTCTCAGACCCTCGGTGAGACAAGGACCACAGTCAACTTTGCCAAGGCAGTCTTCGACGCCCTCTACAACACCAACCGCGTTGCCATAAGCCCCGAGATGATAGAGCGCTACGGCATAGTCGTTGGAAGGGCCATGCCCGCTACCTTCAGCCTCGAGTGAGGTGAGCAGCGATGGCAAAGCTCGCCGTAATAAGGATTAGGGGTAGGGTCAACGTTAGGAGGCCTATCAGGGACACCCTTGCAATGCTCAGGCTCCACAGAGTCAACCACTGCGTTATCGTGGACGACACTCCCAGCTATCTCGGCATGCTCCAGAAGGCTAAGGATTACATCACTTGGGGCGAGATTAACAAGGAAACCCTTGCCAAGCTCATAAGGAAGAGAGGCAAGCTAATCGGCAACAAGCCCGTCACAGATGAGTACGTTCAGGAGAAGCTTGGTATGACCATCGAAGAGTTCGCCGAAAAGGTCATCAGGGGTGAGATGAGCCTCAAGGACCTGCCGAACCTCAAGCCTGTCTTCAGGCTCCACCCGCCCAGGGGCGGCTTCAGGGGCAGCAAAAAGCGCTCTTTTAAGGAGGGTGGGGCCCTCGGTTACAGGGGCGAGAAGATAAATGACTTGATTGAGAGAATGCTCTGAGGTGGCGAGACATGATTAGAAGGAGGAAGAAGGTCCGCAAAATGAGGGGCAGTCACACTCACGGATGGGGTTGCAAGAAGAAGCACAGAGGTGGCGGAAGCAAGGGTGGCCGCGGCATGGCCGGAACTGGCAAGAGAAACAAAACCAAGTGGACTTGGACGATCAAGTACGCCCCCGACCACCTCGGTAAGAGGGGATTCACAAGGCCCCCCGAGGTTCAGAGAGACGTGAAGGTTGTCAACCTTAAGTTCATCGACGAGCACCTTGAGGAGCTTATGCAGATGGGCATAGCCTACGAGGAAGAGGGAAGGATAGTCGTTGACACCACCCAGTTTGCCGACAAGGTGCTTGGAACCGGAAGGCTCACAAGGCCCCTCGTCATAAAGGCTAAGGCCTTCTCCCCTAAGGCCGAGGAGAAGATAAGGGCGGCCGGGGGAGAGGCCGTTCTTGCCTGATTCTTTTTTCACAAACATTCAAGGGTGTTGAGAAATGGGGGCAAGAGATGTAGTCTACGCGCTTGAAAAATGGTTTCCAGAGGTCGAGCGGCCGAAGAAGCACGTTCCTCTCAGGGAGAAGTTCGTGTGGACTGGGCTGGCCCTGCTGCTCTACTATGTGCTCTCTGAAATTCCCCTGTACGGCATCCCTGAGCGAATTCAAGATTACTTCCAGTTCCTGAGGGTAGTCCTTGCAGGTAGGAACGGTTCCCTTCTCACGTTGGGTATAGGTCCTATAGTTACCGCAGGTATTATCCTCCAGCTCCTTGTGGGTTCCGAGATACTCAAGCTCGACCTTGCGAACCCGGAGGACAGGCGGTTTTATCAGGCCCTTCAGAGGGTATTTTCAGTATTCATGTGCTTCTTCGAGGCGGCAGTATGGGTGCTTGGAGGGGCCTTCGGTAGGGTGGGCATTGATATAACCCATGCAATAGCCGTCCTGCTCATCCTCCAGCTCGCTATGGGTGGAATCCTCCTGATAATCCTCGATGAGCTTGTAAGCAAGTGGGGCATAGGTAGCGGTATAAGCCTCTTCATAGCGGCTGGAGTTTCGCAGACGATACTCACTAGGAGCCTCAACCCCCTCACAGATCCTAACATAGTTGATCCTCTCACAGGGGAGCCCGCCATAGTTGGTGCCATACCCTACTTCATCCAGCACATCCTCAAGGGTGACCTGTGGGGAGGCTTCTACAGAGGAGGTAGCGCCCCTGACATGATAGCCGTGATAGCCACGGTAATCGTGTTCCTCATAGTCGTATACTTCGAGAGCATGCGCGTCGAGATACCCCTCAGCTATGGCCGCGTAACGGTTAGGGGCCGCTATCCCATAAGGTTCCTCTACGTCAGCAACATACCAATAATCCTCACCTTCGCTCTCTATGCAAATATCCAGCTCTGGGCCAGGTTACTGGACAGGTTTGGCCACCCGTGGCTTGGAACCTTCGACCCAACTACTGGCAATCCTATTAGCGGTCCGGTCCTCTATGTTATACCGCCAAGAAGCATCTTCACGGTAATTGATAACCCCGTGAGGGCCATCGTTTACCTCCTGCTCACCGTGGGCTTCAGCCTGCTCTTCGGCTTCCTATGGGTTGAGCTGACAGGCCTCGACGCTAGAAGCATAGCCAGGCAACTTCAGAGGGCCGGCCTTCAGATACCCGGCTTTAGGAGGGATCCAAGGATACTGGAAAGGGTGCTCCAGAGGTACATACCTTACGTGACTTTCTGGGGCTCGCTCACGGTAGCCCTCATATCTGTGCTCGCGGACTTCCTCGGCGCACTGGGAACGGGAACAGGAATACTGCTGACGGTTGGCATCCTCTACAGGTTCTACGAGGAGATAGCAAGGGAACAGGTCAGCGAAATGTTCCCGGTCCTGAGAAGGTTCTTCGGTTCCTGACTTTCTTCCCTCCACAACAATTTTAAGCGGCTTTTCTCTCTTAGAATGGGGGTGAGGCATGCCCTTCGTCGTAATAATCACAGGCATTCCAGGAGTTGGCAAGAGCACTATAACGAGACTCGCCCTCAAGAAGACGAGGGCAAAGTTCAAGCTCATAAACTTTGGGGACGTTATGTTTGAGGAGGCTGTCAAGGCAGGTCTCGTCAAGCACAGGGACGAGATGAGGAGGCTCCCACTCGAGGTTCAAAGAGAGCTCCAGCATAGGGCTGCGGAAAAGATAGCTGAGATGGCCAAAAAAGAGCCAATTCTTCTCGACACGCACGCCACGATAAAGACACCGCATGGCTACCTCCTTGGTCTACCCTACGATGTCATCAGGACACTGAATCCTAACTTTATCGTCATAATCGAAGCCACTCCGGCCGAGATACTTGGCAGGAGGCTGAGGGATCTCAAAAGGGACAGGGATGTCGAGACTGAGGAGCAGATACAGAGGCACCAAGATTTAAATAGAGCTGCAGCAATAGCCTACGCGATGCACTCGAATGCCCTGATAAAGATTATTGAAAACCATGAGGATAAAGGCCTGGAGGAGGCCGTAAACGAGCTCGTAAAAATACTCGACTTGGCGGTGAAGGAGTATGCTTGAGGGAATATATGCCGCGCTGGATGAGCTCTTTGGGCCGCTTGTGATGAACACCCATCCCATGCTGGTCGTCACAGTAGCTGGCATAATCCTCGGTGCCTTCTTCGTGTTGCTCAACTACTTCCTCGTTGACCAAGAGAAAGTCAAAAGACTCCAGAAGATGAGCATGGAGTTTCAGAAGGAGTTCAGAGAGGCAAGGGAAAAAGGGGATGAGAAGAAACTGAGAAAGCTTCAGCAGAAGCAGCTTGAGCTCATAAAGTTGCAGAACGAGGTCATGAAGGATGCCTTCTTCAAGCCAATGCTCATAACTTGGCCGATAATCATAGTATTCTGGGGCTGGCTAAGGCGCTGGTACTTTGAGGTGGCCATAGTCAAGTACCCCTTCAACTTCTTCCTGTTCGACATCTTCCATAAGATTTATCACTCGGCCCTGCAGGCAGATGAGCTCGGATACCTCGGCTGGTACTTCCTGACCTCCTACGTGGTCGGTTCCGTGCTGAGGAAGTTCCTGGACATGGCTTAGCCTATCTGGAACGCACTTTTTCTTAATTCTCCCCTTTCAAAGCGCCTTGGGTCAAACCACTCCCAATCAAGGGGAACCTTGGAACGACCTTTTACGATGAGCTCCGCCATTGCTTGACCAACCGCCGGTGCCATCATGAAGCCATGTCCGGAAAAGCCGGCCGCGATGTAGAATCCTTCGGCGAGCTTCCCTATCGCGGGATTATTGTCTGGGGTCTTGGCGTAGTGTCCGGCCCATTGCCTGACGACGTGCACGTGCTTGAGGGCTGGCACTATCCTCACGACCCACTTCAAGACCTCCCTGGCGAACTCGTAGGTTGGGGTAAAGTCGTCGGGCGAGGATGGGTACTCTAGACCTGTTCCGCACATGACACCTCCATCCTCGCCGTCCTGAATCACGTAGCTGTCGTTCCAGCTTGGAGGGCAGACGAGGGGCTCTATC belongs to Pyrococcus yayanosii CH1 and includes:
- a CDS encoding EMC3/TMCO1 family protein is translated as MLEGIYAALDELFGPLVMNTHPMLVVTVAGIILGAFFVLLNYFLVDQEKVKRLQKMSMEFQKEFREAREKGDEKKLRKLQQKQLELIKLQNEVMKDAFFKPMLITWPIIIVFWGWLRRWYFEVAIVKYPFNFFLFDIFHKIYHSALQADELGYLGWYFLTSYVVGSVLRKFLDMA
- a CDS encoding adenylate kinase — translated: MPFVVIITGIPGVGKSTITRLALKKTRAKFKLINFGDVMFEEAVKAGLVKHRDEMRRLPLEVQRELQHRAAEKIAEMAKKEPILLDTHATIKTPHGYLLGLPYDVIRTLNPNFIVIIEATPAEILGRRLRDLKRDRDVETEEQIQRHQDLNRAAAIAYAMHSNALIKIIENHEDKGLEEAVNELVKILDLAVKEYA
- a CDS encoding uL15m family ribosomal protein, whose product is MIRRRKKVRKMRGSHTHGWGCKKKHRGGGSKGGRGMAGTGKRNKTKWTWTIKYAPDHLGKRGFTRPPEVQRDVKVVNLKFIDEHLEELMQMGIAYEEEGRIVVDTTQFADKVLGTGRLTRPLVIKAKAFSPKAEEKIRAAGGEAVLA
- the secY gene encoding preprotein translocase subunit SecY — its product is MGARDVVYALEKWFPEVERPKKHVPLREKFVWTGLALLLYYVLSEIPLYGIPERIQDYFQFLRVVLAGRNGSLLTLGIGPIVTAGIILQLLVGSEILKLDLANPEDRRFYQALQRVFSVFMCFFEAAVWVLGGAFGRVGIDITHAIAVLLILQLAMGGILLIILDELVSKWGIGSGISLFIAAGVSQTILTRSLNPLTDPNIVDPLTGEPAIVGAIPYFIQHILKGDLWGGFYRGGSAPDMIAVIATVIVFLIVVYFESMRVEIPLSYGRVTVRGRYPIRFLYVSNIPIILTFALYANIQLWARLLDRFGHPWLGTFDPTTGNPISGPVLYVIPPRSIFTVIDNPVRAIVYLLLTVGFSLLFGFLWVELTGLDARSIARQLQRAGLQIPGFRRDPRILERVLQRYIPYVTFWGSLTVALISVLADFLGALGTGTGILLTVGILYRFYEEIAREQVSEMFPVLRRFFGS